The DNA region AGGTTGTCCGGCACTCCGAAGCGGAGCCGTTCCCAGTTGCCCAGTGCTTCGCGCTCCAGGAGCCGGCCCACGCCGTCGACGTGTCCCTGGACCACGTGCCCGTCCAGCCGTCCACCTGCCGGCACGCAACGCTCAAGGTTGACGGAATCGCCGGCGGCAAGTTCACCGATGGTGCTGCGGACCAGGGTTTCACCCATGACATCGACACTGAAGTCCTTGCCGTCAATCTCTGTGGCTGTCAGGCAAACGCCGTTCACGGCGATGGACCCTCCCAGCGCCAGGCCCTCGGTGGTGCCTGGCGCGTGCAGCCTGACAGTGGCGCTGGTGTCGCCGTCCCTCTCAACGGACAGGACCCGTCCCTGCTCGGCAATAATTCCGGTAAACATCAGTAGCCTCCCATGGCTGGTTCCGCGCCGGCGCGGAGGGGTTGTGGTTCCAAAGATTCAGTGTGTTGCGGACGCAGGTGCAGCCTCAGGTCACGGCCCAGGGACCGTACCGACCCGCCGTCGGCCTGGTCCCATTCCCATTGCTGGGCCTCCGCGAGGGTGCTGATTCCCAGTCCGTTCAGGGCAGGTGTTCCGGAACCAAGCAAGGTAGGAGCCAGATACACAATGAGCTCGTCAACGAGTCCCGCCGTCAGGAAAGCACTGAGGATCCGGGAACCGCCTTCCACCATAAGGTGCCGGATTCCGGCCGTGTAGAGCTGCGAGAGCGCTTCCCGGGGATCACGCGTGGGCAGATGGAGCACCCGGCCGTCTTCCCCCCGCACGGCGGCGTCCGCCGGAATGTCCCGCAGTCCCATCACCGCCCGCAGCGGCTGGTGTCCTGCCGGGGTTCCGGATGCATCGCGGGCGGTCAGCCTCGGGTTGTCCACCAGCACGGTCTGGGTGCCCACCAGGATGGCGTCGATCCGGCCCCTCAGCCCGTGGTTGTCGGCGAGCGATTCGGGGCAGGAAATCCATTGGCTGGTCCCGTCCTCCGCCGCGATGCGGCTGTCCAGCGTCTGGGCGATGTGCAGGGTGACGAACGGGCGCTTCGCCGCGACCGCCTGGAACCAGTGGCGGTTCAGCTCCAGGGCCTCGCCGGCGGCCAGCCCGCTCCGTACCCTGATACCGGCTCCCCGAAGGGTGGCCGCCCCGCCGGCCGCAGGATCGTGCGGATCATCGACGGCGTAGATGACGTCAGTGATGCCCGCACTGATGATCGCTTGGGCGCAGGGGCCCGTACGGCCGCAATGGTTGCAGGGTTCCAGCGTGACCACCATGGTGGAACCGCGGAGGTCAATCCCGGCGGCAGCCGCCTGGGCGATCGCATCCGCCTCCGCATGTGCGGTGCCAGCGCCGCGGTGGAACCCGGTCACCAGCTGCCGGCCGTTGGCATCAACGACGACGGCGCCCACCAGCGGGTTCGCTCCGCGCGGCCCCCGCAGGGCTGCTTCGAGCGCCGCGTCCATGGCGGCGGTCTCGGTTGCGCTGAAAGCGGTCACAATCCCGGTGGCTGGCTGATTCTCGGCTGTTGGCTGAAATTCGGCGACAGGCAGGTTCATGGCCCGCTGCCCGGATGCTGCCGTCACGGGGTGGCCGCCCGCGAGGCAAAGACAGCTTCCGGGCCAGCAGGATTCTTGGCATCAAAGAGCCATCGCAAAGGGTTCATGTCTGTGTGTCGTTCCTTCCCTCTCGAACCGCGATGGCTCCGGGGGTATACGACAGCAGAAGGCCGCGGCGTCAGGAGACACCGCAGGTACAGCTGTACGTGCTTCTCTCATCCAGACTTTAACTGTCGGTACCGGAATTTCACCGGTTCAACCGTCCGCCGGGTCCTTTCCTGGGGAGGGAAGGCACCGGCTCGCGGGTCGCGGACTGTCACCGCCGGTTCGGACTTACACCGACCCCGGAGCACGTATTGTGTGTTGCTATTCTGCCATAACCCCGAGGGGCTCCAGACTATTCCGCCGACCCCGAACGTAACTTTTGGCTGCCGGCCTCGCGCAGCCGGCTGATCGCCTCAGCAGGGTTCTCCGCGCCGTAAACGGCCGAGCCCGCAACAAAGACATTTGCTCCGGCCTCGGCAGCCCGGACAATGGTTTCCTCGGTGATGCCGCCATCGACCTGGATGGCAACACCGGCCCCGGAGCCGTCAATGGCTGCCCTTGCCCGGCGGATTTTCGGCAATGTGAGGTCCAGGAACGACTGGCCGCCGAAACCTGGCTCCACCGTCATGATCAGCAGCATGTCCAGCTCGGACAGCATGTCAAGGTAGGGCTCCACCGGGGTGCCCGGCCTCAGCGCCATCCCCGCCTTCGAGCCGCGGGCCCGCAGCTCACGCGCCAGCTTGATGGGCGCAATGGACGCCTCGG from Arthrobacter pascens includes:
- a CDS encoding riboflavin synthase — its product is MFTGIIAEQGRVLSVERDGDTSATVRLHAPGTTEGLALGGSIAVNGVCLTATEIDGKDFSVDVMGETLVRSTIGELAAGDSVNLERCVPAGGRLDGHVVQGHVDGVGRLLEREALGNWERLRFGVPDNLARYIAEKGSIAIDGVSLTVTAVSPASDPEPWFEVGLIPTTLAETGLGAKSAGSKVNLEVDVLAKYTERLLAFSTGSGRVASGNVASGSPASGSGDGAGTAAAAGAAR
- the ribD gene encoding bifunctional diaminohydroxyphosphoribosylaminopyrimidine deaminase/5-amino-6-(5-phosphoribosylamino)uracil reductase RibD — protein: MDAALEAALRGPRGANPLVGAVVVDANGRQLVTGFHRGAGTAHAEADAIAQAAAAGIDLRGSTMVVTLEPCNHCGRTGPCAQAIISAGITDVIYAVDDPHDPAAGGAATLRGAGIRVRSGLAAGEALELNRHWFQAVAAKRPFVTLHIAQTLDSRIAAEDGTSQWISCPESLADNHGLRGRIDAILVGTQTVLVDNPRLTARDASGTPAGHQPLRAVMGLRDIPADAAVRGEDGRVLHLPTRDPREALSQLYTAGIRHLMVEGGSRILSAFLTAGLVDELIVYLAPTLLGSGTPALNGLGISTLAEAQQWEWDQADGGSVRSLGRDLRLHLRPQHTESLEPQPLRAGAEPAMGGY
- the rpe gene encoding ribulose-phosphate 3-epimerase, whose translation is MTQCCINPSILSADFVNLEAELQRISNADAVHVDVMDNHFVPNLTIGLPVVQRIQAVSPVPLDAHLMIDDADRWAPGFADAGLASVTFHAEASIAPIKLARELRARGSKAGMALRPGTPVEPYLDMLSELDMLLIMTVEPGFGGQSFLDLTLPKIRRARAAIDGSGAGVAIQVDGGITEETIVRAAEAGANVFVAGSAVYGAENPAEAISRLREAGSQKLRSGSAE